The Cetobacterium somerae ATCC BAA-474 region ATAAACTGAAAATTGATAATCATTCCATATTCCTACTCCAGTTAGAATAATAACAGTAGCAGTGATAGGCTTTAATAATGGAAATATAATTGTATAAAATGTTTTAAATTGACTACATCCATCAATCATAGCAGCTTCTTCAAGTTCTTTTGGAATAGTATGAATGAAGTTACTATATAAAAATATACTTAAAGGTAAATTAAAAGTTGTAAGAGTTAAAATAATTCCCCAATATGTATTTACCCCGTGTACTTTAGTCATTATTGTAAGAAGAGGAACTAAGATACTTAAAGGTGGAACCATCATAACCGCTAAAATTAAATTTAAAACAATTTTATTTGTAAAAGTTTTATTTCTAGCTAGTGGATAAGCAGCCATAGCTCCTAGTAAAGTTATTAAAATTATAGATACAAATGTAATGATAAAGCTATTTTTCATAGCCAAAAGAAGTTCGGCTTTTTCAAGAGCATATAAAAAGTTTTCTAAATAGATATCTTTTGGTAAAAACCATCTTGAAGTTAAATCAGTTTTTCTTTTTAAAGCAACAGTTAAAGATATATAAATAGGTATTAAATGAATAAAACCTAAAATAAAAACTAGAGTTGTAAAAAATAATTTTTTTAGATTTTTTCTAATATTCATTATATTTCACCTTCTTTCACAGTAAATTTTTTTTGAATAATTATAGTTACACAAACGATAAAAATAAATAAAACTAGCCCCATTGAAGAAGCATATCCAGCCATTTGTGATCTAAAATATGAAACATTTATCAATGTTGAAAGAGAGTTTGAAGCATACCCAGGTCCGCCATTAGTTAAAGCTTTAATTGTATCAAATAATTTTAGTCCCCCAATTAAATTTAATGTAAAGCTAGTTATTATAGCCGGTTTTAAAAGAGGAAATGTAACATATTTAAA contains the following coding sequences:
- a CDS encoding carbohydrate ABC transporter permease, with product MNIRKNLKKLFFTTLVFILGFIHLIPIYISLTVALKRKTDLTSRWFLPKDIYLENFLYALEKAELLLAMKNSFIITFVSIILITLLGAMAAYPLARNKTFTNKIVLNLILAVMMVPPLSILVPLLTIMTKVHGVNTYWGIILTLTTFNLPLSIFLYSNFIHTIPKELEEAAMIDGCSQFKTFYTIIFPLLKPITATVIILTGVGIWNDYQFSVYLLQSQKMRVVTLAISSFFSHSSSNLGAAAAAAIIAVLPIITLYLFLQRYFIAGMTSGSIK